The proteins below come from a single Burkholderia contaminans genomic window:
- a CDS encoding alkaline phosphatase family protein — protein sequence MSADAAPASPSVQDRIQHVFVLMLENRSFDHLFALSGYPDIVAASPGNSNAYGDAVYPFGGGAPDRMPTDPCHEFNDVLEQLCGAGVPFVKGQPYPPVVNTGFVSNYATSHSEGTPPQPADAGKIMQGVDIATQAPSLHALANAFVLCDAWHASMPGPTWPNRFFLHGASSAGLDHSPTREEMAGWDAFNGFPYPKGSIFAALGDDNWRIYQDQTGDPLGHVPQVASLKGISFFDIDDLAHFEADLAAGYTARYTFIEPGYGDIVHGTYQNGSSQHPMDGLAGGDQLAARVYNAIRNSPVWNSSLLVICYDEHGGFYDSVRPGAAPPPNDGAAATLNASGFGFDVYGVRVPAIVISPWVAAGQVDHTPYDHASVAATLERLFGLAPLTDRDRLANDLLALVTPTCRTDCPQRIGS from the coding sequence ATGAGTGCAGACGCAGCCCCCGCATCCCCGTCGGTTCAGGACCGCATCCAGCACGTGTTCGTGCTGATGCTCGAGAACCGTTCCTTCGATCATCTGTTCGCGCTGTCGGGCTACCCCGATATCGTTGCCGCTTCGCCGGGTAACAGCAATGCGTACGGTGACGCGGTGTATCCGTTCGGCGGCGGCGCGCCCGACCGGATGCCGACCGATCCGTGCCACGAATTCAACGACGTGCTCGAACAGCTGTGCGGCGCGGGCGTGCCGTTCGTGAAAGGGCAGCCGTATCCGCCGGTCGTCAACACCGGGTTCGTGTCGAACTACGCGACATCGCATTCCGAAGGCACGCCGCCGCAGCCGGCCGACGCGGGCAAGATCATGCAGGGCGTCGATATCGCGACGCAGGCGCCGTCGCTGCACGCGCTCGCGAACGCGTTCGTGCTGTGCGACGCATGGCATGCGTCGATGCCGGGGCCGACCTGGCCGAACCGCTTCTTCCTGCACGGCGCATCGTCGGCCGGGCTCGACCATTCGCCGACCAGGGAAGAAATGGCCGGATGGGATGCGTTCAACGGCTTTCCGTATCCGAAGGGTTCGATCTTCGCCGCGCTCGGCGACGACAACTGGCGCATCTACCAGGACCAGACCGGCGACCCGCTCGGCCACGTGCCGCAGGTCGCGTCGCTGAAGGGCATCAGCTTCTTCGACATCGACGACCTCGCGCACTTCGAGGCCGATCTCGCGGCCGGCTATACGGCGCGCTACACGTTCATCGAGCCCGGATACGGCGACATCGTGCACGGCACGTACCAGAACGGCAGCTCGCAGCACCCGATGGATGGCCTTGCCGGCGGCGACCAGCTCGCCGCGCGGGTGTACAACGCGATCCGCAATTCGCCGGTGTGGAACAGCAGCCTGCTCGTGATCTGCTACGACGAGCACGGCGGTTTCTACGATTCGGTCAGGCCGGGCGCCGCGCCGCCGCCGAACGATGGCGCGGCGGCGACGTTGAACGCGAGCGGCTTCGGGTTCGACGTGTATGGCGTGCGCGTGCCGGCGATCGTGATCTCGCCGTGGGTCGCGGCCGGGCAGGTCGACCACACGCCGTACGATCATGCATCGGTCGCCGCGACGCTCGAGCGGCTGTTCGGCCTCGCGCCGCTGACGGATCGCGACCGTCTCGCGAACGACCTGCTGGCACTCGTGACCCCGACGTGCCGCACCGACTGCCCGCAAAGGATCGGATCATGA
- the dmpG gene encoding 4-hydroxy-2-oxovalerate aldolase gives MSLAGKKIAVHDMSLRDGMHPKRHQITLDQMRNIARGLDAAGVPLIEVTHGDGLGGASVNYGFPAHTDEAYLGAVIPELKQAKVSALLLPGIGTVEHLRMAHELGVGTIRVATHCTEADVSEQHIGLARTLGLDTVGFLMMAHMSSPEQLVVQAKLMESYGANCIYITDSAGHMLPDDVTARIARVRDALKPETELGFHGHHNLAMGVANSIAAVAAGANRIDAAAAGLGAGAGNTPMEVFVAVCDRMGIETGVDVFAISDVAEDLVVPIMDAPIRLDRDALTLGYAGVYSSFLLFAKRAEAKYGIPARDILVELGRQRLVGGQEDMIEDAALTMVRARAVAA, from the coding sequence ATGTCACTTGCAGGCAAGAAGATCGCCGTCCACGACATGTCGCTGCGCGACGGGATGCACCCGAAGCGCCACCAGATCACGCTCGACCAGATGCGCAACATCGCGCGCGGGCTCGACGCGGCCGGCGTGCCGCTGATCGAGGTCACGCACGGCGACGGGCTCGGCGGCGCGTCGGTCAACTACGGGTTCCCCGCGCATACCGATGAGGCGTACCTCGGCGCCGTGATTCCGGAGCTGAAGCAGGCAAAGGTGTCGGCGCTGCTGCTGCCCGGTATCGGCACCGTCGAGCATCTGCGCATGGCGCACGAACTCGGCGTCGGCACGATCCGCGTCGCGACGCACTGCACCGAGGCGGACGTGTCGGAGCAGCACATCGGCCTCGCGCGCACGCTCGGGCTCGATACGGTCGGCTTCCTGATGATGGCGCACATGTCGTCGCCGGAGCAGCTCGTCGTGCAGGCGAAGCTGATGGAGTCGTACGGCGCGAACTGCATCTACATCACCGATTCGGCCGGCCACATGCTGCCGGATGACGTGACCGCACGGATCGCCCGGGTGCGCGACGCGCTGAAGCCGGAGACCGAACTCGGTTTCCACGGCCATCACAACCTCGCGATGGGTGTCGCCAACTCGATCGCGGCGGTTGCCGCCGGCGCGAACCGGATCGACGCGGCCGCGGCCGGCCTCGGCGCCGGCGCGGGCAACACGCCGATGGAAGTGTTCGTCGCGGTGTGCGACCGGATGGGGATCGAAACGGGCGTCGACGTGTTCGCGATCTCGGACGTCGCCGAGGATCTCGTCGTGCCGATCATGGACGCGCCGATCCGCCTCGACCGCGACGCGCTGACGCTCGGCTATGCAGGCGTCTACTCGTCGTTCCTGCTGTTCGCGAAGCGCGCGGAAGCGAAGTACGGGATTCCGGCGCGCGACATCCTCGTCGAGCTGGGCCGGCAGCGGCTCGTGGGCGGGCAGGAGGACATGATCGAGGACGCGGCGCTGACGATGGTGCGGGCGCGGGCGGTGGCGGCCTGA
- a CDS encoding AraC family transcriptional regulator, with protein MSDELVERVARLTGAAGEESPFATAIDGLILLRSNREKLPAPLIMKPALCVVVQGAKWTTFGGRRYDYGPGRALVVSVEMPATSRIVKASETEPFLGMVLEFDIAMMREVLERLDTPPSQPRGAIGHGVCVTDFGGPLADCVLRMMRLLDTPAAIPVVAPLVKREICYWLLAGPHGGEVARVVFANGHAQRVVAAIHALRGQFAEAIRVEDLAAVAQMSPSAFHRQFKALTSMTPLQYQKQLRLLEARHLMVTGAANAETAAYRVGYESASQFSREYARMFGAPPRRDVVTLKTASADS; from the coding sequence ATGTCGGACGAACTGGTCGAACGTGTCGCTCGCCTGACGGGCGCGGCGGGTGAAGAGAGCCCGTTCGCGACGGCGATCGACGGGCTGATCCTGCTACGTTCCAATCGCGAGAAGCTGCCCGCGCCGCTGATCATGAAACCGGCGCTGTGCGTCGTCGTGCAGGGCGCGAAGTGGACGACGTTCGGCGGGCGCCGGTACGACTACGGGCCCGGCCGCGCGCTCGTCGTCAGCGTCGAGATGCCGGCGACGAGCCGCATCGTCAAGGCGAGCGAGACCGAACCGTTCCTCGGCATGGTGCTCGAATTCGATATCGCGATGATGCGTGAAGTACTCGAACGACTCGATACGCCGCCATCGCAACCGCGTGGCGCGATCGGCCATGGCGTGTGCGTGACCGATTTCGGCGGGCCGCTCGCCGATTGCGTGCTGCGGATGATGCGGCTGCTCGATACGCCGGCCGCGATTCCGGTCGTCGCGCCGCTCGTGAAGCGGGAGATCTGCTACTGGCTGCTCGCGGGGCCGCACGGCGGCGAAGTCGCGCGCGTCGTGTTCGCCAACGGCCATGCGCAGCGCGTCGTCGCGGCGATCCATGCGCTGCGCGGCCAGTTCGCCGAGGCGATCCGCGTCGAGGATCTCGCCGCTGTCGCACAGATGAGCCCGTCGGCGTTTCACCGGCAATTCAAGGCGCTCACGTCGATGACGCCGCTGCAGTACCAGAAGCAGTTGCGCCTGCTGGAAGCGCGGCACCTGATGGTGACGGGCGCGGCGAACGCGGAAACGGCCGCGTATCGCGTCGGCTACGAAAGCGCGTCGCAGTTCAGCCGCGAATACGCACGGATGTTCGGTGCGCCGCCGCGGCGCGATGTCGTCACGCTGAAAACCGCGTCGGCGGACAGTTGA
- a CDS encoding efflux RND transporter permease subunit: MNDLSRSPEAVPASRLAAFVERCADTIIRRRKLLMLLCVAVTLALGLSATRLKLDPGFNKMIPMQHPYMQVFDRYAGAFPGANTILVSLRWKGDGDIYNQTFMDALRHATDDVFFIPGVNRSRVFSLFTPNVHYTEVTEAGFRGDVVVPGQFSSANPDDLGKVRRNVARSGQIGRLVGNDLKSALIRAELRETDPATGKRLDYSAVARQLEEIRARYAKQGIDVNIIGFAKLVGDVENGIAGVMAFFALAFLVTAALLFAYTRSLKTTVLALVVALLPVVWLLGALPLLGLGIDPMSILVPFLIFSIGVSHAVQMTNAWKQALVRGASSVDAARDAFRKLFVPGTVALLTNALGFMVIMRIRIDIVRELGITACLGVLLMIVTNKVFLPILLSYTRLERGTLARAQRTAAAGGSPMWSRFAVFARPAPALGVFAVALALLAYGTLESRKLEIGDIGTGAPELRANSRYNVDNAAITHQYNIGVDVLSVIVETTGFDDACLHYPVMSAIEKFEMNMRGVAGVQSVTSVSSQGKVFIAAFNEGNPRWAALPRSSDGLTQGSNAFDPDNGMNTANCKAIQVLIYTKNHEGTTIAHIVDEIKRFAAENPTPNVAFRLAGGNVGVMAATNEAVGDAEIAMLLSIFGAIALLCAVTFRSWRAVLCIIVPLTLVSILCNAVMARLGIGLKVATLPVITLGVGVGVDYGIYLYERLQHDIRHGATLPDAFADAMRQRGTAGLFTAVTMFIGVGTWAFSALKFQVDMGVLLAFMFLVNLFGAVFLLPALAAWLGVEQAERRVPHQQQPSPAAPAPLEPSPALESGNPMR; encoded by the coding sequence ATGAACGACCTGTCACGCTCCCCTGAAGCCGTTCCCGCGTCGCGCCTCGCCGCGTTCGTCGAGCGCTGCGCCGACACGATCATCCGCCGGCGCAAGCTGCTGATGCTGCTGTGCGTCGCGGTGACGCTCGCGCTCGGGCTGTCCGCGACGCGCCTGAAGCTCGATCCGGGCTTCAACAAGATGATCCCGATGCAGCACCCGTACATGCAGGTGTTCGACCGCTATGCGGGTGCGTTCCCCGGCGCGAACACGATCCTCGTGAGCCTGCGCTGGAAGGGCGACGGCGATATCTACAACCAGACGTTCATGGACGCGCTGCGCCATGCGACCGACGACGTGTTCTTCATCCCCGGCGTGAACCGCTCGCGCGTGTTCTCGCTGTTCACGCCGAACGTCCACTACACGGAAGTGACCGAGGCCGGCTTTCGTGGCGACGTGGTCGTGCCGGGCCAGTTCTCGAGCGCGAACCCGGACGATCTCGGGAAGGTGCGCCGCAACGTCGCGCGTTCCGGGCAGATCGGCCGCCTCGTCGGCAACGACCTGAAGTCGGCGCTGATCCGCGCGGAGCTGCGCGAGACGGACCCGGCCACCGGCAAGCGGCTCGACTACAGCGCGGTCGCGCGCCAGCTCGAGGAAATCCGCGCGCGCTACGCGAAGCAGGGCATCGACGTGAACATCATCGGCTTCGCGAAGCTGGTGGGCGACGTCGAAAACGGCATCGCGGGCGTGATGGCGTTCTTCGCGCTCGCGTTCCTCGTGACGGCCGCGCTGCTGTTTGCGTACACACGCTCGTTGAAGACCACCGTGCTGGCGCTCGTCGTCGCGCTGCTGCCGGTCGTGTGGCTCCTCGGCGCGCTGCCGCTGCTTGGCCTCGGCATCGACCCGATGTCGATCCTCGTGCCGTTCCTGATTTTCTCGATCGGCGTGTCGCACGCCGTGCAGATGACCAACGCGTGGAAGCAGGCGCTGGTGCGCGGCGCGTCGTCGGTCGATGCCGCGCGCGACGCGTTCCGCAAGCTGTTCGTGCCGGGTACGGTCGCGCTGCTGACCAACGCGCTCGGCTTCATGGTGATCATGCGGATCAGGATCGACATCGTGCGCGAGCTCGGCATCACCGCGTGCCTCGGCGTGCTGCTGATGATCGTGACGAACAAGGTGTTCCTGCCGATCCTGCTGTCGTACACGCGCCTCGAGCGCGGCACGCTGGCGCGTGCGCAGCGCACCGCGGCGGCCGGCGGCAGCCCGATGTGGTCGCGCTTCGCGGTGTTCGCACGGCCGGCGCCGGCGCTCGGCGTGTTCGCGGTGGCGCTCGCGCTGCTCGCGTACGGCACGCTCGAATCGCGCAAGCTGGAGATCGGCGACATCGGCACCGGTGCGCCTGAACTGCGCGCGAACTCGCGCTACAACGTCGACAACGCGGCGATCACGCACCAGTACAACATCGGCGTGGACGTGCTGTCGGTGATCGTCGAGACGACCGGCTTCGACGATGCGTGCCTCCATTACCCGGTGATGAGCGCGATCGAGAAGTTCGAGATGAACATGCGCGGCGTGGCCGGCGTGCAGTCGGTGACGAGCGTGTCGTCGCAGGGCAAGGTGTTCATCGCCGCGTTCAACGAGGGCAACCCGCGCTGGGCCGCGCTGCCGCGCTCCAGCGACGGCCTCACGCAGGGTTCCAACGCGTTCGACCCCGACAACGGGATGAACACCGCGAACTGCAAGGCGATCCAGGTGCTGATCTACACGAAGAACCACGAAGGCACGACCATCGCGCACATCGTCGACGAGATCAAGCGCTTCGCGGCCGAGAACCCGACGCCGAACGTCGCGTTCCGGCTCGCGGGCGGCAACGTCGGCGTGATGGCCGCGACCAACGAGGCGGTCGGCGACGCGGAGATCGCGATGCTGCTGTCGATCTTCGGCGCGATTGCGCTGCTCTGCGCGGTCACGTTCCGCTCGTGGCGCGCGGTGCTGTGCATCATCGTGCCGCTCACGCTCGTGTCGATCCTGTGCAATGCGGTGATGGCGCGCCTCGGCATCGGGCTGAAGGTCGCGACATTGCCGGTGATCACGCTCGGCGTGGGCGTGGGTGTCGACTACGGGATCTACCTGTACGAGCGCCTGCAGCACGACATCCGCCACGGCGCGACGCTGCCGGATGCCTTCGCCGACGCGATGCGCCAGCGCGGCACGGCGGGGCTGTTCACGGCCGTCACGATGTTCATCGGCGTCGGTACCTGGGCGTTCTCCGCGTTGAAGTTCCAGGTCGACATGGGCGTGCTGCTCGCGTTCATGTTCCTCGTGAACCTGTTCGGCGCGGTGTTCCTGCTGCCCGCGCTCGCCGCATGGCTCGGCGTCGAGCAGGCCGAGCGCCGTGTGCCGCACCAGCAGCAGCCGTCGCCGGCGGCTCCGGCGCCGCTGGAGCCGTCGCCCGCGCTCGAATCCGGCAACCCGATGCGCTGA
- the infA gene encoding translation initiation factor IF-1 — MAKEELLELDGIVDEVLPDSKYRVTLENGVVVGAYASGRMRKNHIRILAGDRVTLELSVYDLTKGRINFRHKDANSPRPQRSGQPRR; from the coding sequence TTGGCAAAAGAAGAACTGCTGGAACTGGACGGAATCGTCGACGAAGTGCTGCCGGACAGCAAATACCGTGTCACGCTGGAAAACGGCGTCGTGGTCGGCGCGTACGCGTCGGGCCGCATGCGCAAGAACCACATCCGCATTCTCGCGGGTGACCGTGTGACGCTGGAACTGTCGGTCTATGACCTCACCAAGGGTCGCATCAACTTCCGTCACAAGGACGCGAATTCCCCGCGTCCGCAGCGCAGCGGCCAACCGCGCCGTTAA
- a CDS encoding WD40/YVTN/BNR-like repeat-containing protein — translation MKRTLPGLAMSALVLGAALFAFSPRPLPAFPVTAIHADRLQVNGLARAGARIAAVGERGVILLSDDAGAHWRPAAITPGQASTLTQVRFITPTLGIAVGHDGRIVRSDDAGLHWREVHTDHAHSDPLLSIWGTADGPLFAAGSFGQLLRSDDAGLNWQTVKTPAGDRHLNAIVGDGHGTLLVAGESGTLLRSTDNGATWDKLPSPYAGSLFGALMLANGDWVAYGMRGNVVRSTDRGATWTHVDSHVPVSYFGATQLADGELVLVGQGGAIVASRDGGLTFDVRKLGGVQSLAAVLDMGHGALLLGGEAGVAPLAGAVASSPS, via the coding sequence ATGAAACGAACTTTGCCCGGACTCGCGATGTCGGCGCTCGTGCTCGGCGCCGCGCTGTTCGCGTTTTCGCCGCGCCCGCTGCCGGCGTTCCCGGTCACCGCGATCCATGCGGACCGGCTGCAGGTCAACGGGCTCGCCCGGGCCGGCGCGCGCATCGCCGCGGTCGGCGAACGCGGCGTGATCCTGCTCAGCGACGACGCGGGCGCCCACTGGCGGCCGGCCGCGATCACACCCGGCCAGGCATCGACGCTCACGCAGGTGCGCTTCATCACGCCGACGCTCGGCATCGCGGTCGGCCACGACGGCAGGATCGTGCGCAGCGACGACGCCGGCCTGCACTGGCGCGAAGTGCACACGGACCACGCCCATTCCGATCCGCTGCTGTCCATATGGGGCACGGCCGACGGCCCGCTGTTCGCGGCCGGCAGCTTCGGCCAGCTGCTGCGCTCGGACGATGCGGGCCTGAACTGGCAGACCGTGAAGACGCCGGCCGGCGATCGTCACCTGAACGCGATCGTCGGCGACGGCCACGGCACCCTGCTGGTCGCGGGCGAGAGCGGCACGCTGCTGCGCTCGACCGACAACGGCGCGACGTGGGACAAGCTGCCGTCGCCGTACGCCGGTTCGCTGTTCGGCGCACTGATGCTCGCGAACGGCGACTGGGTCGCGTACGGGATGCGCGGCAACGTGGTGCGCAGCACCGATCGCGGCGCGACCTGGACGCACGTCGACAGCCACGTGCCGGTGTCGTACTTCGGCGCGACCCAGCTCGCCGACGGCGAACTCGTGCTGGTGGGCCAGGGCGGCGCGATCGTCGCGTCGCGCGACGGCGGGCTGACCTTCGACGTGCGCAAGCTCGGCGGCGTGCAGAGCCTCGCGGCCGTGCTCGACATGGGCCACGGCGCGCTGCTGCTCGGCGGCGAGGCCGGCGTTGCGCCGCTCGCCGGCGCGGTTGCGTCAAGCCCGTCCTGA
- a CDS encoding cold-shock protein — MDTGTVKWFNETKGFGFISPDNGGDDLFAHFSEIRGTGFKTLAEGQKVSFEVKRGPKGLQASNITPQ; from the coding sequence GTGGATACCGGTACCGTCAAGTGGTTCAACGAAACCAAGGGCTTTGGTTTCATCTCCCCTGACAACGGCGGCGACGATCTGTTCGCCCATTTCTCCGAAATTCGCGGCACGGGCTTCAAGACCCTGGCCGAAGGCCAGAAGGTCAGCTTCGAAGTGAAGCGCGGCCCGAAGGGTCTGCAAGCGTCGAACATCACGCCGCAGTAA
- a CDS encoding alpha/beta fold hydrolase gives MNRIDILASGPNGGLGYLQHGTGPECVMVLHDWLGDRTNYTVLLPYLDEAAFTYVFVDLRGYGESIHLSGACTVDEISADCLALADRLGWQRFHVIGHSMTGMATQRLAADAPSRVTSAIAVCPVSAAGNRLNDDARAFFASTTVDDDAFRRLVRFVTGGLSARWADVKLRQNRERVAPECRLAYLDMLTGTDFVDDIRGLDTRFLVIVGDKDPGLDAAAMQATFLAWHPNARLVTIPNCGHYPMQECPPYFAMIVEDFLRDAAA, from the coding sequence ATGAACCGTATCGACATCCTCGCCTCCGGCCCGAATGGCGGCCTCGGCTACCTGCAGCACGGCACCGGCCCCGAATGCGTGATGGTCCTGCACGACTGGCTCGGCGACCGCACGAACTACACGGTGCTGCTGCCGTATCTCGACGAAGCGGCGTTCACGTACGTGTTCGTCGACCTGCGCGGCTACGGCGAATCCATCCACCTGAGCGGTGCCTGTACCGTCGACGAAATCTCGGCCGACTGCCTGGCGCTCGCCGATCGTCTCGGCTGGCAGCGCTTTCACGTGATCGGCCATTCGATGACCGGCATGGCGACGCAACGGCTCGCCGCCGACGCGCCATCGCGCGTCACGAGCGCGATCGCCGTGTGCCCGGTGTCGGCGGCCGGCAATCGCCTGAACGACGACGCACGTGCCTTCTTCGCGAGCACGACCGTCGATGACGATGCGTTTCGCCGGCTCGTGCGATTCGTGACGGGGGGATTGTCGGCGCGCTGGGCCGACGTGAAACTGCGGCAGAACCGCGAGCGTGTGGCGCCGGAGTGCCGGCTCGCGTATCTCGACATGCTGACCGGCACGGATTTCGTCGACGACATCCGCGGGCTCGACACGCGTTTCCTGGTGATCGTCGGCGACAAGGATCCGGGGCTCGACGCAGCGGCGATGCAGGCGACGTTCCTCGCGTGGCATCCGAACGCGCGGCTCGTGACGATACCGAATTGCGGGCATTACCCGATGCAGGAATGTCCGCCGTATTTCGCGATGATCGTCGAGGATTTCCTGCGGGACGCGGCCGCCTGA
- a CDS encoding SDR family NAD(P)-dependent oxidoreductase: MTATQSQPSTPKIAVVTGGSRGLGRNTVLHLAQRGVRAIFTYHSNRTEADHVVALAADAGQAAIALPLDTGDSATFDRFAGQLREALASWGADRFDFLVNNAGTSHHAPIAETTEADLDALYRVHFKGVFFLTQALLPLIRDGGRIVNVSSGLTRVAMPGSAAYGSMKGAVEVLTRYLAQELGPRRIAVNVVAPGAVATDFSGGMVRDNPEVNRRVAEWTALGRAGEPDDIGPMIASLLSDDNRWVNAQRIEVSGGMAL, encoded by the coding sequence ATGACCGCAACGCAATCCCAACCTTCCACCCCGAAAATCGCCGTCGTCACCGGCGGTAGCCGCGGGCTTGGCCGCAATACGGTGCTGCATCTCGCGCAGCGCGGCGTGCGCGCGATCTTCACCTATCACTCGAATCGCACCGAGGCCGATCACGTCGTCGCGCTGGCCGCCGACGCCGGGCAGGCGGCGATCGCGCTGCCGCTCGATACGGGCGACAGCGCGACGTTCGACCGCTTCGCCGGGCAGCTCCGCGAAGCGCTGGCCAGTTGGGGCGCCGACCGGTTCGATTTCCTCGTCAACAATGCAGGCACGTCGCATCACGCGCCGATCGCCGAAACGACGGAAGCCGATCTCGATGCGCTCTATCGCGTGCACTTCAAGGGCGTGTTCTTCCTCACGCAAGCGCTGCTGCCGCTGATCCGCGACGGCGGCCGCATCGTGAACGTGTCGTCGGGCCTCACGCGCGTCGCCATGCCGGGCAGCGCGGCGTACGGGTCGATGAAGGGGGCGGTCGAGGTGTTGACGCGCTATCTGGCCCAGGAGCTCGGCCCGCGCCGCATCGCGGTGAACGTCGTCGCGCCGGGCGCGGTGGCAACCGACTTCAGCGGCGGGATGGTGCGCGACAACCCCGAAGTCAACCGGCGCGTCGCGGAATGGACGGCGCTCGGCCGCGCGGGCGAGCCCGACGACATCGGGCCGATGATCGCGTCGCTGCTGTCGGACGACAACCGCTGGGTCAATGCGCAGCGCATCGAGGTGTCGGGCGGGATGGCGCTCTGA
- a CDS encoding acetaldehyde dehydrogenase (acetylating), with amino-acid sequence MKKIKCALIGPGNIGTDLLYKLRRSPVLEPVWMVGVDPASDGLARAREFGLKTTDRGVDGLLPHVAADDIRIAFDATSAYVHRDNSDKLTALGVKMIDLTPAAIGPYCVPPVNLDAHLDSAQANVNMVTCGGQATIPMVYAVSRVQPVAYGEIVATVSSRSVGPGTRKNIDEFTRTTSGAIEQVGGARKGKAIIVINPAEPPLIMRDTIHCLTDGPPDVHAITASVHAMVKEVQRYVPGYTLKNGPVFDGNRVSVFMEVEGLGDYLPKYAGNLDIMTAAAAATSERFAEQMLAATAATA; translated from the coding sequence ATGAAGAAAATCAAATGCGCACTGATCGGGCCCGGCAACATCGGCACCGACCTGCTCTACAAGCTGCGCCGCTCACCGGTGCTCGAACCCGTGTGGATGGTCGGCGTCGATCCGGCGTCCGACGGCCTCGCGCGGGCGCGCGAGTTCGGCCTGAAGACCACCGACCGGGGTGTCGACGGGCTGCTGCCGCACGTGGCCGCCGACGACATCCGCATCGCGTTCGACGCGACCTCCGCCTACGTGCATCGCGACAACTCCGACAAGCTCACCGCGCTCGGCGTGAAGATGATCGACCTGACGCCCGCCGCGATCGGTCCGTACTGCGTGCCGCCGGTGAACCTCGACGCGCATCTCGACAGCGCGCAGGCGAACGTGAACATGGTGACCTGCGGCGGCCAGGCGACGATCCCGATGGTATATGCGGTATCGCGCGTGCAGCCGGTTGCGTACGGCGAGATCGTCGCGACCGTGTCGTCGCGCTCGGTCGGCCCCGGCACGCGCAAGAACATCGACGAATTCACGCGCACGACGTCCGGTGCGATCGAACAGGTCGGCGGCGCCCGCAAGGGCAAGGCGATCATCGTGATCAACCCGGCCGAGCCGCCGCTGATCATGCGCGACACGATCCACTGCCTGACCGACGGCCCGCCCGACGTCCACGCGATCACCGCGTCCGTGCATGCGATGGTCAAGGAAGTGCAGCGCTACGTGCCCGGCTATACGCTGAAGAACGGCCCGGTGTTCGACGGCAATCGCGTGTCCGTCTTCATGGAGGTCGAAGGGCTCGGCGATTACCTGCCGAAGTACGCGGGCAACCTCGACATCATGACCGCCGCCGCGGCCGCCACGTCCGAGCGTTTCGCCGAACAGATGCTGGCCGCGACGGCCGCCACCGCTTGA
- a CDS encoding Rieske 2Fe-2S domain-containing protein has translation MSARPYKIEAQPLAQRYARGWHCLGLARDFKDGKPHTLNAFGRKLAAFADSTGKVNIVDAYCPHMGADLSLGTVQGDHLVCPFHGWAWSGEGQCASIPYCKRIPPKARIGAWPTCEENNLLFVWNDPEGNAPPPEVAIPRLDVCFSDEWSDWVVDKMVIQANCRELVDNISDVAHFATVHRAPIDYFANLFEDHKATQLMVGRSEKLGGDALTALSTYFGPAVHITQMTGQSGGQPIHSVLLNCHVPIDMNSFELRYGVIVKKVPGLTDAQNMEIANAYVKEAQRAFYEDVDIWHSKTRIDNPLLCEGDGPLYQMRDWYSQFYLDVADVRPTSVARKAFEMRIREGDAPPALHHVFEPQ, from the coding sequence ATGTCCGCACGCCCTTACAAGATCGAAGCCCAGCCGCTCGCGCAGCGCTATGCGCGCGGCTGGCACTGCCTCGGGCTCGCCCGCGATTTCAAGGACGGCAAGCCGCACACGCTGAACGCCTTCGGCCGCAAGCTCGCCGCGTTCGCCGATTCGACCGGCAAGGTCAACATCGTCGACGCGTATTGCCCGCACATGGGCGCCGACCTGAGCCTCGGCACGGTGCAGGGCGACCACCTCGTGTGCCCGTTCCACGGCTGGGCGTGGAGTGGCGAGGGGCAGTGCGCATCGATCCCGTACTGCAAGCGGATCCCGCCGAAGGCGCGCATCGGCGCATGGCCGACCTGCGAGGAAAACAACCTGCTGTTCGTGTGGAACGACCCGGAAGGCAACGCGCCGCCGCCGGAGGTCGCGATTCCGCGCCTCGACGTGTGCTTCTCCGACGAATGGTCGGACTGGGTCGTCGACAAGATGGTGATCCAGGCCAACTGCCGCGAGCTGGTCGACAACATCTCGGACGTCGCGCACTTCGCGACCGTGCACCGCGCGCCGATCGACTATTTCGCGAACCTGTTCGAGGATCACAAGGCGACGCAACTGATGGTCGGCCGCAGCGAAAAGCTCGGCGGCGACGCCCTGACCGCGCTGTCGACGTATTTCGGGCCGGCCGTGCACATCACGCAGATGACGGGGCAGAGCGGCGGGCAGCCGATCCACTCGGTGCTGCTGAACTGCCATGTGCCGATCGACATGAACAGCTTCGAGCTGCGCTACGGCGTGATCGTGAAGAAGGTGCCCGGGCTGACCGACGCGCAGAACATGGAGATCGCGAACGCGTACGTGAAGGAAGCGCAGCGCGCGTTCTACGAGGACGTCGACATCTGGCACAGCAAGACGCGGATCGACAACCCGCTGCTGTGCGAAGGCGACGGGCCGCTGTACCAGATGCGCGACTGGTATTCGCAGTTCTACCTGGACGTGGCGGACGTGCGGCCGACGAGCGTCGCCCGCAAGGCGTTCGAGATGCGGATTCGCGAAGGTGACGCGCCCCCGGCGCTGCATCACGTGTTCGAGCCGCAGTGA